CTATTTTTACAGCTTGGCTGGTTGGCCCTAAACTCGAAGGATGACACAGTGGCTACGTCCCATTTTGCAAGACAGTTCATGCTAGTATTGAGTTAAAAAAGTATTTACATGAGTAGACACACTAGCTTCTTTGCTAATAAGATAGATTTCAGAAGAACACAAAAATATGCATGTAGGAACAAGGTGGATAAAGCATTAATGATTTTTCAACACACTGAAGATGGAAAGTATTGTGTGCATCAGAGACAGTCTCCTTACGAGTTGCAATTATTCTGCATGTCTTGAGTTGACAAATTTGTCGAATTTTGTACAGCACTCTGGTATTTTTGCACAACTGCGCCCAGTTGACTAACCTGCATAGAACACCAAgggttccaaaatatattaaacccTTTCCCGTTTTGCCCAAAATTCAGAATATCGAAATGAGACATCTGACttgaataaaaatatgtatacagTGAAAGGGCTAAATACCTGTGGTATTATTGATCTACGTGGAATAAGCTCCTCGTGACGCCTTGCACAAAACTCCCAAGAAGCGATCTTCAATAAAAGGAAACATGCTTTAGTCAAAAAGGCGCCATTTATCATACCAGCAACTTTAAAGGACCACCagtgaccaaaaaaaaaatcaaaaaaatataatacctTGAGATCAGGATTAAAAACTATCCTTAGATGTCCTTCGCGTACCACACGCAACTGCTCAAAGACACTTTCCTGGATTGCTTTGGTATAGTCCAAAACAATCTGACCAGAGGCATTCTGCGATTCACGTGGCATGTCGACATATAGTAATTCTTCCAATGTACCACTGGCATATTTAATTTGGCATAATCGTGGTAACACCTCAACGGTGGTCTCTGTTAAGGTAGTCACGTAAGTGGATGTAAAAAGCAGATTAACAGAGAAACATGTGCAAATTAAAATGATGCTTACCAAAGCCTCGCCCAGGCTTCCGATTGCATATCTCACAATGCCATACATCCTACAAGGGCAAATATAAAAATCTTTAACGAATAATTTGAAAGGAAATTAAAAATATGAGGCGCTACTTCACATCTGCCAATTAAAATAATAGACCAGAAGCATTAATGAAATATATGAAAAACAGAATGGATATTCCAGATTTAAAAAATGACAAGTCAGCAACGGCTCATGAAACCTGAGGGAAAACTCCAGTAGTTTGACGACCACTTCCATAGAGAGATACACACCACCTTTTTTTAGCATTTGGAGAAAAATACTCATTGACAAAGTTTCTCCAGTACTCGATATTGTTATCCTGCATCAAAAGGAACAAGTAGAGACACAAAACTGTAAGCCCATGGCCTTCACTATACACTAAATATAATTGTTTGGAAAAAGCCGAAAACTTACCAGTGGCCTGTTTTGTTGATGATACATGTAATGAGTCAATCTCTTTGCACAGGTTCCTGGCTCATAAGGAGCCGATTTTCCTGGAGTTCTCATGTTTAGACTCTGTTGGCGAAgtagctgctgctgttgctgctgctgctgttgttgctgttgtAATTGGTTTCTCTGCAAAGGCAGATTCTTTAGAatctgttgttgttgctgctgttgttgctgcATTTGCAATATCCGTTGCTGTTGCAAAAGGTTCAGTTGAGCAGCCGCAGCAGCTTGAGGATTCTGCTTTGTCAGCTGCAGCaaatgttgctgctgctgttgctgttgcagGAATGCTGATGGGTCTGAACTCTGCTGCTCCATCTTCACCGCACTCAAACTCCTCAAAGCTTGCAACTGCGGCGGCTCAATTTTAACATTGCTAGCATTGCGCATCATCTGGGCTGTGCTATTCTGGTCAGGCTGCCCCATCTGCGGTTCCAATTTGACCCCACCTGTGCTGCCACCATTCTCCAACTTCACTGTAGCCTGCGGCTGCTGTGGCAGTTGCGGTGGCAACTGTTGTTGGTTGTAAGACATTGGCAgttgctgctgatgctgatgctggtGCTGCAAGTCCTGCATAGCATCCAGgtgctgttgttgctgctgaTGTTGCGGTGGTGGATGCAGATTATCTGAACCCAGCTGATTGCCCAAACTAACTTGCGACGATGAAGGGAACGAGAGAGAATCAGAACCTCCCGCGCCAACCAAATCGCCAGCACCATCAAGCCCTCCTCTCTGCTGCTGGAGGGTATTCATTGGAAGCCCACCACCACCTGGCATCGACCCCGGACCGAGCATATGTCCCCCATTCCCAAACGACCGGTTGAGCAGGGAGGAAACATTGGAGCCACCTCCCAGCAGGCCATTAGCACCAAACTGCGTGCGCGGCGACACGAGGGACGAGAAGGGCGACTGCGAAGGAAGCATGCCTCCGCCACTGCCCATCCCCTGCTGGCCGCCGCTGAGCAGGCTGGAGCTCGTCCTGAGCAACGAGGCCGCGCCAACCGGCTGTCCAGGACCCATCGGGTTCGGCGGCCCCGACGGCACCATCCTTGCCGGCAATGACAAAGTGCTCCAAACCTCCCCCGCACAAACCGCTGCAAGATCACGCGCGCCTTCACTCAGCTCGCCATCCTTCCACCGTAAGATCCACCGGAATTGAGCAAGAACAAGCGGTCATCCCCCTGAAAACAAACCACAGATTGCAACCTCAGAACACAACCACGGGATCTACACCACCATTACCAGAACAAATCTACTGTGTCAAACTCCATCGCCCAAAAAGCCAACCGAAAACCAGCACCAGCGAGCACCAAACCCAACCTCCCCCTCCCGCAACAACAACACCGAGCGCAACAAAACCACCACCAAATCCACCCCGAAAACGAAGAAACACGCGCAGAAACCATCAGCGGAATTAAGCAACGCCGAGCTCCCCGAACACCCCCCAGATCGCATCCCTCGCCTCCCAACCCCGCAAACCCGCGCAAATTTTAGCaccagaagcagcagcagcagcagcagcagcaacagcaacagcagcaagcCACCCCACCTCACCTCAcacctcaccaccaccaccaacaacaacaacaacacaagCACACCGCCACAAACTCCACGCACTCACCTCCCCGCCACGAATCCGGCGATCCGGAGCTCGTCCACCCGCcaaatcgccgccgccgccgcccaccaccggcACCGCCACTTCGGCTAGGGTttagccccgccgccgccgccaactccgccgccgccgccgttggccaaatttacacaataaaataaaataaaataaaacctcGCGAGTTTATTACTCCTCTcgctttttttcttctctctctctctctctctcgccttcGCGATGGGATTTGGTTTTCTCCTCtgcggagaggaagaagaggaggaggaggaggagagagaaagaagaaaaagaaaacaaaaacaaaaacggaggagagagagagagagagagagggaggagaaaatGGCGAGACGCGGACGTCAAAAATATCCGCTGGATTTGATTAGGGGAAAGGCACGGCCACGCGGGTGGCGTACGCTGCcgctcgctgacgggtggggccaggggttggtggggcccacgtgggtgtgAGGGGGGCGGGTTGGGGTTTGGGTGGAGGTTGGGGTAGGGAACGGGGTTGATTAGAGAGGGGGGGTGgtgttggtgttttttttttttttcgttttcgtTTGGGTGTTTTTAGGTTTAATTTTTTTGGGGTTTCTTTTGggttaatgttttttttgtgtagGCGTGAggttttatttaattaattgattaatttaatttaaatagaaGTCAAAAGGGAGTGTTGTGCTCCATGCCTTGGGGGTGGCCAATGGTGTGGGCATCAGTTGCATGTGTATCCTCTTGCTCCTCCTATCAGCTTTGGCTCATCCACggtgacgatgatgatgatgacgacgacgatgatgatagAGTTTTACAAGGAATTGGTTTTGTGGTTTTATAGTTATATCATTTGCGTCGTGTGAAATGTTGGTGTTTGTATTTTTATAGGATAgttgagtgttttttttaacaatcgACGTGTTTTGTAATACGAATTAAGTTTTGGCGGGTATTTTGAAATGTCCTTTTTGGAAGTATTTATGTTTAAAGCGGTTCTTAAATGCTAGTTTAGCAACAAGGATCAATCCAAATTTGGTGAAATTGTATATATCGATAACTTAGTAATATAACGTAGGAATAATTCATCCATGTAAACTTCAAGTTGGGTTATTAACTGAGAATCCTATTGCACCTTTCAatcctttccttttttattctttttttctatgttGCTTTAGCTAACCTCAGACTTTTGACCCAACTAGTACTTAgcttatgtttttcttttcaagcaTAGACAACTGAAAGACCCAACTAGTATTTATGTAACCTCACATTCGCTTATGTTCTTTTTCTTGTCAAgcataggccgtgtttagttccctgtccaaaaaaatttttaagtatacggacacacatttgaagtattaaacgtagactaataacaaaacaaattacagattccgcctataaactgagagacgaatttattaagcctaattaatcggtcattagcaaatgtttactgtaacaccacattgtcaaaccatggcgtaattaggctcaaaagatttgtctcgcgatttacatgcaaactgtgcaattgattttttttctgtccatatttaatgctcctatgcatatgtccaaacatttgatgtgacggaatttttggaagtttaaagggaactaaacaccATAGACAATTGAAAGACACAAGTAGTACGATGTACTCTCACTTTTGCTTGTGTTTTCCTCATCAAACATGCATGGTTCGAATTAGAGGGTTTTGATCGTTTCCTCAATGCTCAACATATAGAATATTGGTGGccgattcaaaaaaaaactaccaaatTTCAGTAATTTTTACTATGTTGTATCGTACATGCTTCTCTCTTTGTCATACCATGTTTGTTTCCGTATAGTTTTCCCTGTTTTTAGAAAACGAGCAAGTTTCGCGATATAAATAATTGAAACCCTGTACATATAGGGAGTAGCTAGAGCTAGTGAGAATTGGAtaaatccaaaaatataagagTAGCAAGGAAGgaaattccaaaattcaaaGAAGGATAAAGGAGCATGCATGCCATTGTACACAATAGACCCATGCTACATGTTAGCTAGCTAGGATTTTGTTGGGTAGACAAACTGAAGATGCCAGGGGGCTTCAAGATTCGTGCAAAGCTCACTTCTGTGGGCCACATGGTTTTCGTTGTCCCATGCGCATGGACTTCTTTGAACCTGCCAAAAATCAACTTATTGAGTTGGGTATATGTGCTCCAAAAGACTTGCAACAGCATCAGTTGTTTCTATCCACTTGAGTCTAGGCACATACATGGACATGGGTCTTCTCCTTTTATGACACTGTATGTTGTTTTGATATACCTGGATTGGTCTCAATTTCACCGAATCAGTATGTAGGTTGTTTTAAAAAGTACATATTGTGAAAATGGTTCTAATTCTTGTTTATCTATAAGTGGGCTCATCAAATTCATGAACACTTCTCTGTTAATAAGCTTAGGTGCATATGAATGTTTTTCATAAAGGGCACGCTAATATGCATTAAAGTAATGCTACCTTTGGTGAGgaatacttgtcgctttgacAATAACTTAACTTGGTGTTCAAAATACAACTATGACCGTAGATTTTTATTGACTACAAAAGGTCAATGgatttatattttgttgttattttgGGGGGTGGGGTGGGATCAAGTGTACACAcatgcaaactttatatatcCAATCCAtgtaaagcatatatatatactcaaacATTCAAAAGCTTAAACCAAAGACATGTCCAAAGCAACGTGTGTATACTCTTGTTACCAAAGCCACTAGTTAGTAGTTGTATTCTGCCACCCTGTAGGTCGTTTGCCATCATTTAAATTGACATTTCAGTCATTGATATTCTGCCACcctgtagatatatatatttcagaAGCAGACAATTGGTACTTGCTAGGATTAGTGAAGTTTGCATTTGGAGGGTCCTACATATAATTTTCAATAAAATATGAACTAAAATTTTTACTACTTGCATCAATCGGTCAAATATCTCATATTTAACTATCTACTTTTGTCTTATTATTAGTCTTCATAATTCATAATTAGCTGCATCATCCTTCCTGACTCTGCATCCACTCATATACACCTTTCATTAAAAAGAACTTCTGAATCTGAATCTAGAGATAACCTATATATTCAGATTTAAACTTAGAGATCGTTTTATGGATGGAGAAAGTATATGATTAAAATGCCaatctacaatttttttttaaatgtactCCTTTCTATCACTTTTATTTGACGCTGGGAGTATTAAATTGAGTATCAATCTACATTCATGTATATATAATAACATTAACAATCTAAATATAGACAAGCCAAGTGAATTAGTTCATTATTTCCGATAATTGCCAAGCCAAAGTATACACCAGCACTTGATCATCTGATCCACACAAACCGGATTGGTCTCCTTCGTGTTGTCAAAGGCGTGCAGCACCTGTTTCTCCCTGGTTCCCATGGCCCACGGCATAGCCTTTAAACATGGACCACTGTCTATCTCCAGCACCAAGAAGGCtggagagtaaatttcactttgggtcATATTTtattactgattttttttactttggattaaccaatgtttttattttggactGGATATTTATACCTTTATGGCACTTTAAACCACCGGTCCTCAACTATTTTATCTATATACATTCAACTTGTCATATGTCAAAGAAATGGTCTTACATATAGCTGCTAGAGTTCATCGACGAGTAAGAACACAGAGGTACTCGAGATCGTTTATAGTTTGATAAGAGAGTTGGGTGGTCTAAAGTAAAGCAAAGATAAGTTTATACGATCCAAAATGAAAACAATGATTAAAAGGTGATCCAAAGTTAAACATCAGTAATAAAATGTGGGCTTTGGCAAAATTTACTCAGGGCGGAAAAGCCTCATGCTCTTGCTCAtgcattccattccattccagaTTTCCAAATTGACTTAGCATTGACCCTGGCTGGACACAGCCACCACAATATTTTCATGGGTTCTAGTGAGTGCAAGCCAATCAAATAGGGATGAGAACGGTGGCAAAATTTCTTGACCGACCGAGCATCATTTATGTAGAAgtggtaatattttttattttagccaaagattaaaaaaaattaaaagaaaagaatctATCACTACCATATTATAGTTGTCACTAAATAAATCATTAGTTGACTtggtaaatatgaaaaaaaatatatcaccgACCAAGAATCGTTGATATAGAAATGATATCGTTCTCGAGCGAATCATCACAAACTCAcggtgaaaaaaattatatcccaATTATATTCTTTTACATGAAAGATGATTGTTTCCtttgaatttcatatattttagaCGCACCGATTTGCGCCACCTCTACTagggagaagaagaagtaggaaggaaggaaggattTAATGGACATGGAGCAGTTGGCCGCAGGTCATATCCAAATCATGCCGGGGTGCCAAGCAGATTGGGAGACAGCCGATCTGAGTTGGAGCCATGGGGAATCTCCTCATCCCCTTGGCTTCTCTCTATGcttggaaaaaaaactgaagtgaTCTTGCATGTTTGCAAAGCTTAGGGCCATGGGGTCCCAATGGCCAAGGGGATTTGACAACTGACAGTGTGTGTGCATTGTTGTATTGCCATTGCAATGTCCTCTTGCTATATTAATACTCTTTCCGTctcgaaatataataattttggaGTAACCTTAGTACTTGTAAAAGATGATTTTTGTCACTAAACTACCCAATACTATCCTTTTATCACTAGTCTTTATTAGAGTTCAAGGTTGTAATTAAGTTATCTATTCCtgagaaaataaataagtattTCTATCATTTTTCAATAGTTATGTCAAAAGTTAAAAGTTATCACTCCCTTCatcataaaatataagaatttagaACTGGATGAGACATATcttaatactacgaatttggTCATAGTgtttatctagattcgtaatatTAGAATACATTCTAtctgatattatttttttatatttgggaCGAAGATTAGcatattttagaatggaagtAGCAACACAGAAGAGTCAAAATACAAGAGCTAAGATGCAAATGACTGCAGCGGGTGGATGTCAATCCGGACTGTTAAACAGAATTTTTCCCAGTTCCCAGTACCGGTTTTGTGTGGTGTGGGGGGCCCTTTTGGTGTACTTTTGGGAGTTTTCATTTTCATGGCCTAGCTGGCACATGGTGTTGGTggcctaattaattattagttgtTGTGATTAATGGTAATGTGGGGCTTGAGCAGCCGATCGATCTCGCGCGTCGGAGATACTTCTGGTCATAAAAACATGTTGTCCTGCACTGGATGCAGTCTTAGAAATGAAATTTGATCACAAATTTATGTTATGATATGTTTTTTAATCCAAATTTCACAAATACATATCTGATGTGTATTATGAGATATTTGTCTAACCTACTAAAATTATAACAATAAGAAAGTACTTTTGGTGGAAGTGGAACTAAATGTATgatttgcaattttgcatgcaTTTAATCTGAATATTTACAAGATATTGATGcttaaatttttataagttTAAATTAAAACATACCTGAAACGACATGTTTTAATTTGTTACAGAGGTAGTACTATACTGCGTCATTTGAAACTgatcatatttttaaaaaattatatacttcaatcaaactatcacaaaactatatatattaaaagaatgtatcacaaaactaaaaatttaacaCTGAATTtatacaaaactataaatttagtgataaattatatattatacCGCGTCATTTGAAACTgatcatatttttaaaaaattatatacttcaatcaaactatcacaaaactatatatattaaaaggatgtatcacaaaactaaaaatttaacattgaatttatacaaaactacaaatttagtgataaattatatattaaaaaactacAGATTTGTCTCTTCGGAGAcatccgataaaaaaaatacagatctTGAGCCCTAGATCCACTGTCCCCTTGGTTTTATAAACATtgcattttttatgattaaattgATCCTATAATTTTGCCATGCTCcacttaaatatatagtttaatgataaatttagtattaagtttatagttttgtg
The nucleotide sequence above comes from Oryza glaberrima chromosome 11, OglaRS2, whole genome shotgun sequence. Encoded proteins:
- the LOC127754380 gene encoding transcriptional corepressor SEUSS-like isoform X2, whose product is MVPSGPPNPMGPGQPVGAASLLRTSSSLLSGGQQGMGSGGGMLPSQSPFSSLVSPRTQFGANGLLGGGSNVSSLLNRSFGNGGHMLGPGSMPGGGGLPMNTLQQQRGGLDGAGDLVGAGGSDSLSFPSSSQVSLGNQLGSDNLHPPPQHQQQQQHLDAMQDLQHQHQHQQQLPMSYNQQQLPPQLPQQPQATVKLENGGSTGGVKLEPQMGQPDQNSTAQMMRNASNVKIEPPQLQALRSLSAVKMEQQSSDPSAFLQQQQQQQHLLQLTKQNPQAAAAAQLNLLQQQRILQMQQQQQQQQQILKNLPLQRNQLQQQQQQQQQQQQLLRQQSLNMRTPGKSAPYEPGTCAKRLTHYMYHQQNRPLDNNIEYWRNFVNEYFSPNAKKRWCVSLYGSGRQTTGVFPQDVWHCEICNRKPGRGFETTVEVLPRLCQIKYASGTLEELLYVDMPRESQNASGQIVLDYTKAIQESVFEQLRVVREGHLRIVFNPDLKIASWEFCARRHEELIPRRSIIPQVSQLGAVVQKYQSAVQNSTNLSTQDMQNNCNSFVACARQLAKALEVPLVNDLGYTKRYVRCLQIAEVVNCMKDLIDYSRQNGSGPIASLHSFPRRTSSGGVNPQQSQQQQPEEQQSIPQSSNQSGQNAAPMTGVQASASANADVTSNNSLSCAPSTSAPSPSVVGLLQGSMNSRQDHPMSSANGPYTSGNSAAIPKNTNQLSSPTASSNLPPMQPPATRPQEPDPNESQSSVQRILQDLMMSPQMNGVGQLGNDMKRPNGLTSSVNGVNCLVGNAVTNNSGMGGMGGMGFGAMGGLGPNHAASGLRTAIANNAMAISGRMGMNHSAHDLSQLGQLQQQQQHQHQHQHQHQQQQQQQQQQQHDLGNQLLSGLRAANSFNNLQYDWKPSQ
- the LOC127754380 gene encoding transcriptional corepressor SEUSS-like isoform X1, encoding MVPSGPPNPMGPGQPVGAASLLRTSSSLLSGGQQGMGSGGGMLPSQSPFSSLVSPRTQFGANGLLGGGSNVSSLLNRSFGNGGHMLGPGSMPGGGGLPMNTLQQQRGGLDGAGDLVGAGGSDSLSFPSSSQVSLGNQLGSDNLHPPPQHQQQQQHLDAMQDLQHQHQHQQQLPMSYNQQQLPPQLPQQPQATVKLENGGSTGGVKLEPQMGQPDQNSTAQMMRNASNVKIEPPQLQALRSLSAVKMEQQSSDPSAFLQQQQQQQHLLQLTKQNPQAAAAAQLNLLQQQRILQMQQQQQQQQQILKNLPLQRNQLQQQQQQQQQQQQLLRQQSLNMRTPGKSAPYEPGTCAKRLTHYMYHQQNRPLDNNIEYWRNFVNEYFSPNAKKRWCVSLYGSGRQTTGVFPQDVWHCEICNRKPGRGFETTVEVLPRLCQIKYASGTLEELLYVDMPRESQNASGQIVLDYTKAIQESVFEQLRVVREGHLRIVFNPDLKIASWEFCARRHEELIPRRSIIPQVSQLGAVVQKYQSAVQNSTNLSTQDMQNNCNSFVACARQLAKALEVPLVNDLGYTKRYVRCLQIAEVVNCMKDLIDYSRQNGSGPIASLHSFPRRTSSGGVNPQQSQQQQPEEQQSIPQSSNQSGQNAAPMTGVQASASANADVTSNNSLSCAPSTSAPSPSVVGLLQGSMNSRQDHPMSSANGPYTSGNSAAIPKVNSTTSLQSTPSTSFPSPVPTTSNNMMPAPQNTNQLSSPTASSNLPPMQPPATRPQEPDPNESQSSVQRILQDLMMSPQMNGVGQLGNDMKRPNGLTSSVNGVNCLVGNAVTNNSGMGGMGGMGFGAMGGLGPNHAASGLRTAIANNAMAISGRMGMNHSAHDLSQLGQLQQQQQHQHQHQHQHQQQQQQQQQQQHDLGNQLLSGLRAANSFNNLQYDWKPSQ